One Panthera leo isolate Ple1 chromosome B1, P.leo_Ple1_pat1.1, whole genome shotgun sequence DNA window includes the following coding sequences:
- the NKX6-1 gene encoding homeobox protein Nkx-6.1 isoform X1 — protein sequence MLAVGAMEGTRQSAFLLSSPPLAALHSMAEMKTPLYPAAYPPLPAGPPSSSSSSSSSSSPSPPLGAHNPGSLKPPTAGGLSSLGSPPQQLSAATPHGINDILSRPSMPVASGAALPSASPSGSSSSSSSSTSASSASAAAAAAAAAAAAASSPAGLLAGLPRFSSLSPPPPPPGLYFSPSAAAVAAVGRYPKPLAELPGRTPIFWPGVMQSPPWRDARLACTPHQGSILLDKDGKRKHTRPTFSGQQIFALEKTFEQTKYLAGPERARLAYSLGMTESQVKVWFQNRRTKWRKKHAAEMATAKKKQDSETERLKGASENEEEDDDYNKPLDPNSDDEKITQLLKKHKSSSGGGGGLLLHASETESSS from the exons ATGTTAGCGGTGGGGGCGATGGAGGGCACCCGGCAGAGCGCGTTCCTGCTCAGCAGCCCGCCCCTGGCTGCCCTGCACAGCATGGCCGAAATGAAGACCCCGCTGTACCCCGCGGCGTACCCCCCGCTGCCCGCCGGCCccccctcctcctcgtcctcctcgtctTCTTCGTCGTCGCCCTCCCCGCCTTTGGGCGCTCACAACCCTGGCAGCCTGAAGCCCCCGACCGCGGGGGGGCTCTCGTCCCTGGGCAGCCCCCCACAGCAGCTCTCAGCCGCCACCCCACACGGCATCAACGACATCCTGAGCCGGCCCTCTATGCCGGTGGCCTCAGGGGCCGCCCTGCCCTCCGCCTCGCCCTCggggtcctcctcctcctcttcctcgtcCACCTCCGCTTCTTCCGCTTCGGCGGCTGCCGCGGCTGCCGCGGCTGCAGCAGCCGCTGCCTCATCCCCAGCGGGGCTGCTGGCCGGCCTGCCCCGCTTCAGCAGCCTGAgtccgccgccgccaccgcccggGCTCTACTTCAGCCCCAGCGCTGCGGCCGTGGCCGCCGTAGGTCGGTACCCCAAGCCGCTGGCCGAGCTGCCCGGCCGGACGCCCATCTTCTGGCCAGGAGTTATGCAGAGCCCACCCTGGAGGGACGCGCGCCTGGCCTGCACCCCTC ATCAAGGATCCATTTTGTTGGACAAAGACGGGAAGAGAAAACACACGAGACCCACGTTTTCGGGCCAGCAGATCTTCGCTTTGGAGAAGACTTTCGAACAAACGAAATACTTGGCGGGGCCCGAGAGGGCTCGCTTGGCCTATTCGCTGGGGATGACGGAGAGTCAGGTCAAG GTCTGGTTCCAGAACCGCCGGACCAAGTGGAGGAAGAAGCACGCGGCCGAGATGGCCACGGCCAAGAAGAAGCAGGATTCGGAGACCGAGCGGCTCAAGGGGGCCTCGGAGaacgaggaggaggacgacgactACAACAAACCTCTGGACCCCAACTCGGACGACGAGAAGATCACGCAGCTGCTGAAGAAGCACAAGtccagcagcggcggcggcggcggcctccTGCTGCACGCGTCCGAGACCGAGAGCTCGTCCTGA
- the NKX6-1 gene encoding homeobox protein Nkx-6.1 isoform X2, with amino-acid sequence MEGTRQSAFLLSSPPLAALHSMAEMKTPLYPAALKPPTAGGLSSLGSPPQQLSAATPHGINDILSRPAASSPAGLLAGLPRFSSLSPPPPPPGLYFSPSAAAVAAVGRYPKPLAELPGRTPIFWPGVMQSPPWRDARLACTPHQGSILLDKDGKRKHTRPTFSGQQIFALEKTFEQTKYLAGPERARLAYSLGMTESQVKVWFQNRRTKWRKKHAAEMATAKKKQDSETERLKGASENEEEDDDYNKPLDPNSDDEKITQLLKKHKSSSGGGGGLLLHASETESSS; translated from the exons ATGGAGGGCACCCGGCAGAGCGCGTTCCTGCTCAGCAGCCCGCCCCTGGCTGCCCTGCACAGCATGGCCGAAATGAAGACCCCGCTGTACCCCGCGGC CCTGAAGCCCCCGACCGCGGGGGGGCTCTCGTCCCTGGGCAGCCCCCCACAGCAGCTCTCAGCCGCCACCCCACACGGCATCAACGACATCCTGAGCCGGC CCGCTGCCTCATCCCCAGCGGGGCTGCTGGCCGGCCTGCCCCGCTTCAGCAGCCTGAgtccgccgccgccaccgcccggGCTCTACTTCAGCCCCAGCGCTGCGGCCGTGGCCGCCGTAGGTCGGTACCCCAAGCCGCTGGCCGAGCTGCCCGGCCGGACGCCCATCTTCTGGCCAGGAGTTATGCAGAGCCCACCCTGGAGGGACGCGCGCCTGGCCTGCACCCCTC ATCAAGGATCCATTTTGTTGGACAAAGACGGGAAGAGAAAACACACGAGACCCACGTTTTCGGGCCAGCAGATCTTCGCTTTGGAGAAGACTTTCGAACAAACGAAATACTTGGCGGGGCCCGAGAGGGCTCGCTTGGCCTATTCGCTGGGGATGACGGAGAGTCAGGTCAAG GTCTGGTTCCAGAACCGCCGGACCAAGTGGAGGAAGAAGCACGCGGCCGAGATGGCCACGGCCAAGAAGAAGCAGGATTCGGAGACCGAGCGGCTCAAGGGGGCCTCGGAGaacgaggaggaggacgacgactACAACAAACCTCTGGACCCCAACTCGGACGACGAGAAGATCACGCAGCTGCTGAAGAAGCACAAGtccagcagcggcggcggcggcggcctccTGCTGCACGCGTCCGAGACCGAGAGCTCGTCCTGA